A single Aspergillus puulaauensis MK2 DNA, chromosome 7, nearly complete sequence DNA region contains:
- a CDS encoding uncharacterized protein (SECRETED:SignalP(1-17)), which produces MASLLVIGGILLAAKYADEHAEKKNRQLGPDSDNYRDTYTEGASIPSKTSKRDRFKPKYWHPRRKARDTNQSDICEASPPPYAELPAYRDLEKMDDATELDSSEVGHDRLTVHEAPGTPHEERYIKDRLPELA; this is translated from the exons atgGCATcactcctcgtcatcggcggGATCCTCCTCGCAGCCAAATACGCCGACGAACatgcagagaagaagaaccgCCAGCTCGGCCCAGACTCGGATAACTACAGGGATACATACACCGAGGGTGCTAGTATTCCGTCCAAAACTTCAAAACGGGACAGGTTCAAGCCTAAATACTGGCACCCGCGGAGAAAGGCGAGAGACACCAACCAGTCCGATATCTGCGAGGCATCGCCGCCTCCTTATGCGGAGCTTCCAGCG TACCGCGACCTTGAGAAGATGGATGACGCCACTGAGTTGGATAGCAGTGAGGTTGGGCATGACCGGTTGACGGTGCATGAGGCTCCTGGGACACCGCATGAGGAGCGGTATATTAAAGACCGTCTTCCGGAACTTGCTTAG
- a CDS encoding NAD(P)/FAD-dependent oxidoreductase (COG:E;~EggNog:ENOG410PUIZ;~InterPro:IPR006076,IPR036188;~PFAM:PF01266,PF13450;~go_function: GO:0016491 - oxidoreductase activity [Evidence IEA];~go_process: GO:0055114 - oxidation-reduction process [Evidence IEA]) — MPKAKDKNSRIVVVGAGIFGLSIAHQLASEGYKNVIVLDRHMPPVPNGSSTDISRVIRFDYADRDYMDIAYEAYQKWSTLPRYKGIYYNSPYILTGNTSSHGQAWIKNTSAALQSRGMPWSQIESAQDAKARYPVLSGPLGGDPFHGYLNLQAGWADASKATAQLRDDCLEAGVSFICGPAGTVVGLDYGSTNINNNSNGSKSIKAVKTLAGTAVEGDHFVLSIGAWISNLVPMYNSALATAQVLGYVRLTPAEMVKYKDLPIYSNASTGWFNFPPHEETQMLKFAVHGWGYTRALDAKETSILGNKASSSPPLIPPRVRTDYVPADAEKRLRAGLREMLPELGDREFEKAAVCWYTDTPTGDFIMDSHPDFTNIFIAGGGSGHAFKFLPVLSKYLGLAWNNQLTPHLKNKWRFRTEYEHREDAFWGDGSRGGPERRELDSGEKAKL; from the exons ATGCCCAAAGCCAAGGACAAGAACAGCAGAATCGTCGTCGTGGGCGCCGGCATCTTCGGCCTATCCATCGCGCACCAGCTCGCCTCGGAGGGCTACAAGAATGTCATCGTCTTGGACAGACATATGCCGCCG GTCCCAAACGGCTCCTCAACCGACATCTCACGGGTAATCCGCTTCGACTACGCAGACCGGGACTACATGGACATCGCCTACGAGGCGTATCAGAAATGGAGCACACTGCCGCGGTACAAGGGTATTTACTACAATTCTCCATACATTCTAACCGGGAATACAAGTTCGCACGGCCAGGCCTGGATCAAGAATACCAGTGCCGCGCTGCAGAGCCGCGGCATGCCCTGGTCGCAGATCGAGTCCGCGCAGGACGCGAAGGCGCGATACCCCGTGCTTAGTGGGCCGCTGGGCGGGGATCCGTTTCATGGGTATTTGAATCTGCAGGCGGGCTGGGCGGATGCGAGTAAGGCGACGGCGCAGTTGAGGGATGATTGCTTGGAGGCTGGGGTTTCGTTTATCTGTGGGCCGGCGGGGACGGTTGTTGGTCTTGACTACGGCAGCACCAACATTAACAATAACAGTAACGGATCTAAGAGTATCAAAGCAGTCAAGACTCTCGCCGGCACAGCAGTGGAAGGAGACCACTTCGTCCTCTCAATCGGGGCGTGGATCTCGAATCTGGTTCCGATGTATAACTCGGCGCTGGCGACTGCGCAGGTGCTTGGGTATGTGCGGCTCACGCCGGCGGAGATGGTCAAGTATAAGGATCTGCCGATCTACTCGAATGCGTCGACGGGGTGGTTCAATTTCCCGCCACATGAGGAGACGCAGATGCTGAAGTTTGCGGTGCACGGGTGGGGGTATACGAGGGCGCTGGATGCGAAGGAGACCAGTATCCTGGGGAATAAggcctcgtcgtcgccgccgctgaTCCCGCCGAGGGTGAGGACGGATTATGTCCCTGCTGATGCGGAGAAGAGACTGCGTGCTGGGCTGCGCGAGATGCTGCCTGAGCTTGGGGATAGGGAGTTTGAGAAGGCGGCTGTGTGTTGGTATACGGATACGCCGACGGGCGACTTTATTATGGATTCGCATCCGGACTTCACTAATATCTTTATTGCTGGTGGGGGTAGTGGACA TGCCTTCAAGTTCCTGCCCGTGCTGAGCAAGTATCTCGGTCTCGCGTGGAATAACCAGTTGACGCCGCATCTGAAGAATAAGTGGCGGTTCCGCACGGAGTATGAGCATCGTGAGGATGCGTTCTGGGGAGATGGCAGCCGTGGGGGgccggagaggagggagcTGGACAGTGgcgagaaggcgaagctgtAG
- a CDS encoding carbon-nitrogen hydrolase family protein (COG:E;~EggNog:ENOG410PHQD;~InterPro:IPR000132,IPR036526,IPR037544,IPR044149, IPR003010;~PFAM:PF00795;~go_function: GO:0003824 - catalytic activity [Evidence IEA];~go_function: GO:0030196 - cyanide hydratase activity [Evidence IEA];~go_process: GO:0006807 - nitrogen compound metabolic process [Evidence IEA];~go_process: GO:0019500 - cyanide catabolic process [Evidence IEA]), which produces MTPVKKYKAAAVNAEPGWFNLEESVRRTIHWINEAGEAGCKLIAFPELWIPGYPYWMWKVNYQESLPLLKKYRENSLPSDSDEMRRIREAARANKIYVSLGYSEVDLASLYTTQVLISPAGDVLNHRRKIRATHVERLVFGDGTGDTTESVIQTDIGRVGHLNCWENMNPFMKAYAASQGEQVHVAAWPLYPGKETLKYPDPYTNVAEANCDLVTPAYAIETGTYTLAPWQTITAEGIKLNTPPGKELEDPNIYNGHGRIFAPDGQNLVPHPDKDFQGLLYVDIDLDETHLTKSLADFGGHYMRPDLIRLLVDTNRKDLVVEEDRANGGLKYTRTVDRVGLSKPLDLANTEQDE; this is translated from the exons ATGACTCCCGTCAAGAAGTACAAGGCCGCCGCCGTCAACGCCGAACCAGGCTGGTTCAACCTGGAAGAGTCCGTTCGGAGGACCATCCACTGGATCAATGAAGCCGGAGAAGCCGGTTGCAAGCTGATTGCCTTTCCCGAGCTAT GGATCCCCGGCTACCCGTACTGGATGTGGAAGGTCAACTACCAAGAAAGCCTCCCACTGCTCAAAAAGTACCGCGAGAACAGCCTCCCCTCAGACAGCGACGAAATGCGGCGCATCCGCGAAGCCGCCCGCGCGAACAAGATATACGTCTCGCTGGGCTACTCCGAAGTCGACCTGGCGAGCCTGTACACGACCCAGGTGTTGATTTCGCCAGCTGGTGATGTCCTCAACCACCGCCGCAAGATCCGGGCTACGCATGTTGAGCGTCTTGTCTTTGGCGACGGGACGGGCGATACCACCGAGTCGGTTATCCAGACTGATATTGGCCGCGTTGGACATTTGAACTGCTGGGAGAATATGAATCCGTTTATGAAGGCCTATGCGGCGAGTCAGGGTGAGCAGGTGCATGTTGCTGCTTGGCCGTTGTATCCTGGTAAAGAGACGCTGAAGTATCCCGATCCGTATACGAATGTGGCGGAGGCGAACTGTGAT CTTGTTACTCCTGCCTATGCCATTGAAACCGGCACCTATACGCTTGCGCCCTGGCAGACCATCACGGCTGAGGGCATCAAGCTGAACACGCCTCCTGGaaaggagcttgaggatcCCAATATCTACAATGGACACGGCCGGATCTTTGCTCCGGATGGGCAGAACCTGGTTCCTCACCCTGACAAGGACTTCCAGGGCCTTCTCTATGTTGAT ATCGACCTCGATGAAACGCACCTCACCAAGTCGCTTGCTGATTTT GGCGGGCATTATATGCGCCCAGACctcatccgcctcctcgtcgacaCCAACCGCAAGGATctcgtcgtcgaagaagatcgtGCCAACGGTGGGCTCAAATACACCAGGACCGTCGACCGAGTTGGTCTCTCGAAGCCTTTGGATCTGGCCAATACTGAGCAGGATGAGTAG
- a CDS encoding uncharacterized protein (COG:E;~EggNog:ENOG410PV4X;~InterPro:IPR002293;~PFAM:PF13520;~TransMembrane:12 (i53-73o85-111i132-161o173-190i202-220o247-269i281-304o333-352i385-408o414-432i444-465o477-501i);~go_component: GO:0016020 - membrane [Evidence IEA];~go_function: GO:0022857 - transmembrane transporter activity [Evidence IEA];~go_process: GO:0055085 - transmembrane transport [Evidence IEA]), producing the protein MAVEIGKSSAVNLSPPDEVENGKSDERGRSDGQSTFGELDFNEYTQGGLGRHLGVFSTIFLIVGRIIGTGIFSTPSSITSSAGSVGASLLLWVLGLLLAGSGLAVWLELGCMIPRSGGEKVYLEAAYRRPKLLVTVIFAVQAVALGFTAQGCIVFVSNMVLASGKEASEWEERGIAIAVISFITLVHVFLPNWGVRGMNAIGVIKVILLLFIVVTGWVVLSGRVHSVQDPYASFHNSFAGSATSSNLYATALFKVLNSFSGWSNAAYVLNEIHNPVRTLKIAAPTGLGICGVLYLLANVSYYAAATPEEISNSGTTVASYFMGKVFGSAAERALSVLVAISAFGNVMTVTFAQARVNQELAKEGVIPFPTFWASSWPFGSPSSGLLLHFIPSLIVIVAIPFGDAYNFILDLEGYPSSIINFLVVAGMFYLRWSEPNVPRPFRVWWPVAVFFMAGQAFQVVAPFIRPPGGKGDTSLPYWLYPVVGIAVLLAGVVYWAVWQVLLPWVGRYRLQPEHVVLKDGTTVAVYQKKGIN; encoded by the exons ATGGCCGTTGAAATCGGGAAATCGAGCGCGGTGAACCTGTCTCCCCCAGACGAAGTCGAGAACGGGAAGTCGGATGAGAGAGGACGATCCGATGGCCAGTCGACGTTCGGGGAATTGGATTTCAACGAGTACACGCAGGGAGGCCTCGGTCGGCATTTGGGCGTGTTTTCGACGATATTTCTCAT TGTCGGGCGTATTATCGGGACGGGTATCTTCTCTACACCCTCTTCCATCACAAGCAGTGCTGGGAGCGTTGGCGCTTCGTTGCTCCTGTGGGTACTTGGTCTGCTCCTGGCAGGATCTGGCCTTGCGGTGTGGTTGGAACTGGGATGTATGATTCCACGGagtggaggagagaaggtcTACCTGGAGGCTGCATATCGGCGACCAAAGCTGCTGGTTACAGTGATCTTTGCAGTGCAAGCCGTAGCTCTTGGATTCACAG CCCAGGGATGCATCGTCTTCGTATCCAACATGGTCCTCGCATCCGGAAAGGAAGCATCCGAATGGGAAGAGCGAGGCATCGCAATCGCAGTGATCAGCTTCATAACCCTCGTCCACGTCTTCCTCCCCAACTGGGGCGTGCGCGGCATGAACGCCATCGGTGTCATCAAAGTcatcctgctgctcttcatcgtcgtcaccGGCTGGGTTGTTCTCAGCGGCCGAGTGCACAGTGTCCAGGACCCCTATGCCAGTTTCCACAATTCCTTCGCAGGCTCTGCGACGAGCAGTAACCTGTACGCGACGGCGCTGTTCAAAGTGCTGAACTCGTTCAGTGG CTGGTCCAACGCTGCATACGTCCTCAACGAAATCCACAATCCAGTTCGCACGCTCAAAATCGCGGCCCCGACTGGCCTGGGAATCTGCGGCGTGCTGTATCTCCTCGCAAACGTCTCCTACTACGCCGCTGCAACCCCCGAAGAAATATCCAACAGCGGCACCACAGTCGCCTCATACTTCATGGGCAAGGTCTTTGGATCCGCCGCCGAGCGCGCCCTAAG CGTCCTCGTCGCAATATCCGCCTTCGGCAACGTCATGACCGTAACATTCGCGCAAGCGCGCGTAAACCAAGAACTCGCCAAAGAAGGCGTCATCCCCTTCCCCACATTCTGGGCCTCAAGCTGGCCCTTCGGCTCGCCCTCTTCAGGGCTGCTCCTCCATTTCATCCCATCCCTAATCGTGATCGTGGCCATCCCCTTCGGCGATGCATacaacttcatcctcgatctCGAGGGCTATCCCAGCAGTATcatcaacttcctcgtcgtGGCTGGGATGTTCTACCTGCGGTGGAGCGAGCCGAACGTCCCCCGCCCGTTCCGGGTGTGGTGGCCTGTTGCGGTGTTTTTCATGGCCGGCCAGGCGTTTCAGGTTGTGGCGCCGTTTATTAGACCGCCTGGGGGGAAGGGGGATACGAGTTTGCCGTATTGGCTTTATCCGGTTGTGGGTATTGCGGTGCTGCTTGCGGGGGTGGTGTATTGGGCGGTTTGGCAGGTCCTCCTGCCTTGGGTTGGCCGGTATAGACTACAGCCTGAGCATGTGGTCTTGAAGGATGGGACGACTGTGGCTGTTTATCAGAAGAAAGGGATTAACTGA
- a CDS encoding uncharacterized protein (InterPro:IPR001810,IPR036047,IPR032675;~PFAM:PF00646,PF12937;~go_function: GO:0005515 - protein binding [Evidence IEA]), which yields MTILPPELLQSILLLLDFESYHCASLACRTWRSAAQNAHLLRHKLLSVPGLEFTNHTTHEELKRLFQRVCRRNLIGIRNGVQFNTSLELSISPTGRIGRIPVRSRHGGQTTARVRGMALILDSPGSSGLGMSMSKGSQVQLSPSIFPSADAMKQVMGHNTHSRAFFSARSFARLQVALSDCGGLVAVGLGQKIHVYLIQSRIGKQARQFVEVNVSDNILDSIQSVEFEENDELLRCEIDSVEGSYVRYLGFRKCSCTSPKVSLSAAQKFKFWKVALRHVYLDSRDVEESLGDGMSLRGMRLVKSPRLRPGEECTCQTEKYFFALFRPGTCENKYAVGRISSDGVVDVIQRIPARRIQFLTSYLETGIAESVEDCSDSDRWDMENLPLAHCHDPLLNISDDGKILVVFEPPYGQARGVIYLCSGDSAYWDDETASQAWPVPLCSLDHDLDSLRVSLDKETGGYVVDAGSQQNMMQWRLQRV from the coding sequence ATGACAATCCTCCCCCCAGAACTCCTCCAATCgatcctgctcctgctcgaCTTCGAATCCTACCACTGCGCGTCGTTAGCATGTCGAACGTGGCGAAGCGCAGCCCAGAACGCGCATCTATTGCGTCATAAACTCCTATCCGTTCCAGGGCTCGAATTCACCAACCACACCACACATGAGGAATTAAAGCGTCTATTCCAGCGCGTCTGTCGCCGCAATCTCATTGGGATCCGGAATGGTGTACAGTTTAACACGTCGCTCGAATTGTCAATATCGCCAACGGGCAGGATTGGGAGGATCCCTGTGCGATCGCGGCATGGTGGACAGACCACTGCGCGTGTGCGTGGGATGGCACTTATCTTAGATTCTCCTGGTTCGTCTGGTCTTGGTATGTCCATGTCCAAAGGCAGCCAGGTACAGCTGTCACCATCGATATTCCCGTCCGCGGATGCAATGAAGCAAGTGATGGGCCATAATACGCACAGCCGGGCCTTCTTCAGCGCGCGGTCATTTGCGCGACTACAGGTTGCTCTGTCGGATTGTGGGGGGCTGGTTGCGGTTGGATTGGGGCAGAAAATACACGTTTATCTCATTCAGTCTCGAATAGGGAAGCAGGCACGGCAGTTTGTGGAAGTCAATGTCAGTGATAACATCCTGGATTCAATCCAGAGTGTGGAATTCGAAGAGAACGATGAGTTGTTGCGCTGTGAGATTGATAGCGTCGAGGGGTCTTATGTGCGGTATCTTGGCTTCCGGAAGTGCAGCTGTACCAGTCCAAAAGTATCTCTGAGTGCAGCGCAGAAATTCAAGTTCTGGAAGGTTGCGCTGCGCCATGTTTACCTGGATTCGAgagatgtcgaggagagtTTAGGAGATGGGATGTCTCTCCGGGGAATGCGGCTGGTCAAGTCCCCCCGACTAAGACCGGGAGAGGAGTGTACGTGCCAGACTGAAAAGTATTTCTTTGCGTTGTTTCGACCGGGGACGTGCGAGAATAAGTACGCTGTTGGCCGAATATCAAGCGACGGGGTGGTCGATGTTATACAGCGCATCCCAGCCCGGCGGATACAGTTCCTCACCAGCTATCTCGAAACGGGGATTGCAGAGTCGGTAGAAGACTGTTCGGATTCAGACCGCTGGGATATGGAGAATCTCCCTCTCGCGCACTGTCACGATCCCTTACTGAATATATCCGATGACGGGAAGATTCTTGTCGTTTTCGAGCCTCCGTACGGACAGGCTCGCGGGGTGATATATCTGTGCTCTGGGGATTCCGCGTACTGGGATGATGAAACGGCTTCGCAGGCGTGGCCGGTTCCCTTATGCTCCCTGGACCATGATCTGGATTCTTTACGTGTTTCTTTGGATAAGGAGACTGGGGGATATGTTGTCGATGCTGGCTCTCAGCAGAATATGATGCAGTGGAGGCTTCAGCGGGTTTAA
- a CDS encoding cytochrome P450 (COG:Q;~EggNog:ENOG410PG34;~InterPro:IPR001128,IPR017972,IPR002401,IPR036396;~PFAM:PF00067;~go_function: GO:0005506 - iron ion binding [Evidence IEA];~go_function: GO:0016705 - oxidoreductase activity, acting on paired donors, with incorporation or reduction of molecular oxygen [Evidence IEA];~go_function: GO:0020037 - heme binding [Evidence IEA];~go_process: GO:0055114 - oxidation-reduction process [Evidence IEA]): MALVLFGITALVAYFIYRLTQKHPKLPGPKPVPILGNLNDFPPDGVPEFHHWLAHKDLYGGISSVTVLGTTLVLIHDKKTAHELLDGHSNKTSGRPDMPMANKLCGYENIVLCQSSSPTFHRYRKFLHRELGTAVSAAQFRGIQEVEVNRQLMRALNEPEKWLQHFKTTAGATVLKMAYGYTVEPHEPDPLVSLSDRMMTEFSQAAVPMAWAVDVLPALRYLPDILPGAGFKKTARKWRKSIQNTAHIPYQFVRQQMATGAHQPSYVSKLIQQLEHENNGTLSRTDEHAVLWTAASLYGAASDTVVISLTAFTAAMTISPAVQRKAQDELDRVVGPDRLPTFDDRRNLPYINALVKETLRWWPIAPMGFPHTTTEDVEYNGMRIPKNATLLPAVWSFLHDPAVYPDPSSFNPDRFLPPRNEPDPAGEIFGYGRRICPGRFFADAGLYLNIARSLAVFNIRKAVGEDGVEIEVDVRPTPGILTYPTAFGFRVEPRGEKYVELIRGVERGIGGVEGDAHLLEGLEGCG; the protein is encoded by the exons ATGGCCCTGGTTCTCTTTGGCATAACAGCCCTAGTCGCCTACTTCATTTACCGGCTGACTCAAAAGCATCCAAAACTCCCTGGCCCGAAACCAGTTCCTATTCTCGGCAACCTGAACGACTTCCCTCCAGATGGCGTGCCCGAATTCCATCACTGGCTGGCCCATAAAGACCTCTACGGCGGAATCAGCTCTGTGACCGTTCTCGGCACGACACTGGTCCTAATCCACGACAAGAAAACAGCACATGAACTGCTAGACGGGCACTCAAACAAAACATCCGGCCGACCAGATATGCCCATGGCGAACAAGCTATGCGGGTATGAGAACATCGTCCTGTGCCAGAGTTCCAGCCCGACCTTCCACCGGTATCGCAAGTTCCTGCACCGCGAGCTAGGGACTGCGGTCTCTGCAGCGCAATTTCGAGGTATCCAGGAGGTTGAAGTAAACCGACAGCTTATGCGTGCGTTGAATGAGCCGGAGAAGTGGTTGCAGCATTTCAAGAC GACCGCTGGCGCTACCGTGTTGAAAATGGCATACGGGTACACCGTTGAACCCCACGAGCCAGATCCACTGGTCAGCCTGAGTGATAGAATGATGACCGAGTTCTCACAGGCCGCTGTGCCGATGGCGTGGGCTGTTGATGTTCTCCCTGCTCTGCGATATCTCCCTGATATCCTCCCCGGTGCGGGATTCAAGAAGACAGCTCGCAAATGGCGAAAATCCATCCAGAACACAGCACACATCCCATACCAATTCGTCCGACAGCAGATGGCCACCGGTGCCCACCAGCCCTCCTACGTATCGAAACTCATCCAACAACTCGAGCACGAAAACAACGGCACCCTAAGCCGGACAGACGAGCACGCCGTCCTCTGGACCGCAGCAAGTCTCTACGGCGCAGCATCAGACACAGTCGTCATCTCCCTAACAGCCTTCACAGCAGCAATGACCATATCCCCCGCCGTGCAGCGCAAAGCCCAAGACGAACTCGACCGCGTCGTCGGTCCAGACAGACTACCAACCTTCGACGACCGCAGGAACCTGCCCTACATCAATGCCCTGGTAAAAGAAACCCTGCGCTGGTGGCCCATTGCGCCTATGGGCTTCCCACACACGACAACAGAGGATGTTGAGTATAATGGCATGCGTATCCCGAAAAACGCAACCCTTCTCCCCGCTGTATGGTCGTTCCTGCACGATCCAGCCGTGTACCCGGACCCGTCCTCATTCAACCCAGACCGTTTCCTCCCGCCTCGTAACGAGCCAGATCCGGCAGGGGAGATATTTGGGTATGGGCGTAGGATATGCCCGGGCCGATTCTTCGCGGATGCCGGTCTGTACCTGAACATCGCGCGCTCGCTGGCTGTGTTTAACATTAGGAAGGCGGTTGGTGAGGACGGGGTGGAGATTGAGGTGGATGTTAGGCCGACACCGGGGATCCTCACTTATCCGACGGCCTTTGGGTTCCGTGTTGAGCCGAGGGGTGAGAAGTATGTAGAGTTGATTCGGGGTGTTGAGAGGGGGATTGGGGGGGTTGAGGGGGATGCGCATTTgttggagggtttggagggtTGTGGTTGA
- a CDS encoding uncharacterized protein (COG:V;~EggNog:ENOG410Q1YZ;~InterPro:IPR006094,IPR010031,IPR036318,IPR016169, IPR007173,IPR016167,IPR016166;~PFAM:PF01565;~SECRETED:SignalP(1-23);~go_component: GO:0016020 - membrane [Evidence IEA];~go_function: GO:0003885 - D-arabinono-1,4-lactone oxidase activity [Evidence IEA];~go_function: GO:0016491 - oxidoreductase activity [Evidence IEA];~go_function: GO:0016899 - oxidoreductase activity, acting on the CH-OH group of donors, oxygen as acceptor [Evidence IEA];~go_function: GO:0050660 - flavin adenine dinucleotide binding [Evidence IEA];~go_function: GO:0071949 - FAD binding [Evidence IEA];~go_process: GO:0055114 - oxidation-reduction process [Evidence IEA]): MVGSRYLGTALLSLLAFNSGALAHRWFNWQDDITCEADGLFVPDDEADLISFVKEHYPRKTMMRPVGNGHGFGNLTTCVNVGETDRESYILSLTNLKHMQVHKNNTVTLGAGWDLIDLIPALHEQGLQVHNLGSEKVQNYIGAATTGTHGTGKSNQNLATQIVGLRVLDAQGNIHSMDKASNPDLLKAYAIGIGAMGIVIEVTLQAEPLSYLKRTSKVIKGSHNITELYKSIAAMGDKYEQINILGPNLDWSVKDQDLVLQPEVTLVSWEKTDFSGVQNCSQDFCANDCGPCDRDYFCYDFKMDAIATPPQGICYRGFMGQFEHFLPIENLATAGEDYLNFAKSQAKRMIPYQNADIAADASRGYLSDDVTVITRFVKADDNWMSPVNSYNLPEGSRGVFASLEYSWIPTYNNFTQQWFHQDLASEFIPQFGEKYNVRPHWNKMMFHNETYTETIYPRIHDWLELQREMDPNCQFVNEFLVHSLGIDRCQSVFN; this comes from the coding sequence ATGGTTGGCTCCAGGTATCTGGGCACTGCCCTGCTGTCATTGCTGGCTTTCAACTCTGGAGCCCTCGCCCACCGCTGGTTCAACTGGCAGGATGATATTACCTGCGAGGCCGACGGTTTATTCGTCCCCGACGATGAGGCAGACCTCATCAGCTTCGTCAAGGAGCACTACCCCAGGAAAACCATGATGAGGCCAGTCGGCAATGGCCACGGTTTCGGCAATCTGACCACCTGCGTGAATGTCGGGGAGACAGACCGCGAGTCGTATATCCTCAGCTTGACCAACTTGAAGCACATGCAGGTGCACAAGAACAACACGGTCACTCTCGGTGCTGGCTGGGATCTGATTGACCTCATCCCCGCTCTGCACGAGCAAGGCCTTCAGGTGCACAATCTGGGCAGTGAAAAGGTGCAGAACTACATCGGTGCTGCAACCACTGGCACCCACGGCACTGGCAAGTCGAACCAGAACCTCGCGACTCAGATCGTTGGACTGCGCGTCTTGGACGCTCAAGGGAACATTCACAGCATGGACAAGGCCAGCAACCCCGACCTCCTCAAGGCCTAcgccatcggcatcggcgcCATGGGCATCGTCATCGAGGTCACCCTGCAAGCCGAGCCCTTATCCTACCTGAAGCGCACCTCCAAGGTGATCAAGGGCTCGCACAACATCACCGAGCTGTACAAGTCCATCGCCGCAATGGGCGACAAATACGAACAGATCAACATCCTCGGGCCCAACCTCGACTGGTCAGTAAAAGACCAAGACCTCGTGCTGCAGCCCGAAGTCACCCTCGTCTCCTGGGAAAAGACGGACTTCAGCGGCGTCCAGAACTGCTCGCAGGACTTTTGTGCCAACGACTGCGGGCCCTGCGACCGCGACTACTTCTGCTACGACTTCAAGATGGACGCCATCGCCACCCCGCCCCAGGGCATCTGCTACCGCGGCTTCATGGGCCAGTTCGAGCACTTCCTCCCGATCGAGAACCTGGCTACCGCTGGCGAGGACTACCTTAACTTCGCAAAGTCCCAGGCGAAACGCATGATCCCGTATCAGAATGCGGATATTGCCGCCGATGCGTCAAGGGGGTATCTAAGTGACGATGTCACGGTCATTACACGCTTCGTCAAGGCAGACGATAACTGGATGTCCCCTGTGAACTCGTACAATCTGCCCGAAGGCTCGCGTGGCGTATTCGCATCGCTGGAGTACTCCTGGATCCCAACGTATAACAACTTCACGCAGCAATGGTTCCACCAGGATCTGGCGAGCGAGTTCATCCCGCAGTTCGGCGAGAAGTATAACGTGCGTCCGCACTGGAATAAGATGATGTTCCATAATGAGACGTATACGGAGACGATCTATCCCAGGATTCATGACTGGTTGGAGCTGCAGAGGGAGATGGATCCGAATTGCCAGTTTGTGAATGAGTTTTTGGTGCATTCGTTGGGGATTGACCGGTGTCAGAGTGTCTTTAATTAG